From Caretta caretta isolate rCarCar2 chromosome 16, rCarCar1.hap1, whole genome shotgun sequence, the proteins below share one genomic window:
- the ZBTB6 gene encoding zinc finger and BTB domain-containing protein 6, which produces MAADSDVLHFQFEQQGDAVLQKMNLLRQQNLFCDVSIYINDTEFHGHKVIFAACSTFMRDQFLLNQSKQMRITILQSAEVGRKLLLSCYTGALEVKKKELLKYLIAASYLQMVHIVEKCTEALSKYLEIDASMENSNQNTEKCHSSDTELKNKDDSLDKDCEIIEISEDSPVNVEYNVKQETGDVLQPAMQSLISERKDTKTPEISTVEIGYKDDEICIFRMDSMSTTNVENDHFPQPCTSSKTSLYFPETQHSLINSTVESRITEVPGSQFQSFVSDNTEGTSSIMSGFQSLEDSGYSWRHQCPKCPRGFVHLENYLRHLKMHKLFLCLQCGKTFTQKKNLNRHIRGHMGIRPFQCMVCLKTFTAKSTLQDHLNIHSGDRPYKCHCCDMDFKHKSALKKHLTSVHGRNGGDKPNLDTITQIKIDYD; this is translated from the coding sequence ATGGCTGCTGACTCAGATGTGCTGCATTTCCAGTTTGAACAGCAAGGGGATGCTGTGTTGCAAAAGATGAACCTCTTGAGACAGCAGAATTTATTTTGTGATGTATCAATATATATCAATGATACTGAGTTTCATGGACACAAGGTGATTTTTGCTGCCTGCTCCACATTTATGAGGGATCAGTTTTTGCTCAATCAGTCAAAACAGATGCGAATCACTATATTGCAGAGTGCTGAGGTTGGCAGAAAGTTACTATTGTCTTGTTATACTGGTGCTCTCGAAGTTAAAAAGAAGGAACTTTTGAAATATCTCATTGCTGCAAGTTATCTTCAGATGGTCCACATTGTAGAGAAATGTACCGAAGCATTGTCTAAATATCTGGAAATTGATGCTTCTATGGAGAACAGTAATCAGAACACAGAGAAATGTCATTCCTCAGACACTGAGCTGAAAAATAAAGATGACAGTTTAGATAAAGACTGTGAAATAATTGAAATTTCTGAAGATAGCCCTGTTAATGTAGAATATAATGTAAAACAGGAGACAGGGGATGTCTTACAACCTGCAATGCAAAGCTTAATATCAGAAAGAAAGGACACGAAAACTCCAGAGATTTCCACAGTTGAAATAGGATATAAAGACGATGAAATTTGTATCTTCAGAATGGATTCCATGAGCACAACTAATGTGGAAAATGATCATTTTCCACAGCCTTGCACTTCCTCTAAAACAAGCTTGTATTTTCCAGAAACACAACATTCACTGATAAATTCTACTGTTGAGAGTAGAATTACAGAAGTACCTGGGAGTCAGTTTCAGAGCTTTGTCAGTGACAATACAGAAGGAACCTCGAGTATAATGAGTGGGTTTCAGAGTCTGGAGGATTCTGGTTATTCATGGCGGCACCAGTGTCCTAAATGTCCCCGAGGTTTTGTCCACCTTGAAAACTATCTGAGACACCTAAAAATGCACAAACTTTTCTTATGCTTACAGTGTGGGAAAACATTTACACAAAAGAAGAATCTCAACAGGCATATCCGAGGGCACATGGGCATCCGCCCATTCCAATGCATGGTTTGTCTGAAGACGTTTACTGCTAAAAGCACGCTTCAGGACCACTTGAATATTCACAGTGGGGACAGACCTTACAAATGCCATTGTTGTGACATGGACTTTAAACACAAATCTGCCCTAAAAAAGCACTTGACTTCAGTTCACGGAAGGAATGGTGGTGACAAACCAAACCTTGACACAATTACACAAATCAAAATAGACTATGATTAG
- the ZBTB26 gene encoding zinc finger and BTB domain-containing protein 26 — MSERSDILHFKFDNYGDSMLQKMNKLREDNKFCDVVVHIDNVEIHGHKIVFAAGSPFLRDQFLLNDSREVKISILQSSEVGRQLLLSCYSGILEFPEMELVNYLTAASFLQMSHIVERCTQALWKFIKPKKPLESKEDCEQQSDSSELKEHQEDEDSLQQDSLCIQTSEDSMDMEDSDIQIVKVESIGEVSEVRNKKDQTQFISSEQTALHSSEPQHFLINSTVENRTSETEQNHLHNYALSYTGSDNFIMASKDMFGPNNRGIDKGLQWHHQCPKCTRVFRHLENYANHLKMHKLFMCLLCGKTFTQKGNLHRHMRVHAGIKPFQCKICGKTFSQKCSLQDHLNLHSGDKPHKCNYCDMVFAHKPVLRKHLKQLHGKNSFDNANERNVQDITVDFDSFSCSTATDSKVCQQADASQILDAGKLAQAVLNLRSDSTCVN, encoded by the coding sequence ATGTCCGAAAGATCAGATATCCTTCACTTCAAGTTTGACAATTATGGAGATTCAATGTTACAAAAAATGAACAAACTGAGGGAAGACAATAAGTTTTGTGATGTTGTAGTTCACATAGACAATGTTGAGATTCATGGGCATAAAATTGTGTTTGCTGCAGGCTCCCCCTTTTTAAGGGATCAGTTTTTGTTGAATGACTCCAGAGAGGTTAAAATCTCCATTCTGCAGAGTTCAGAAGTGGGGAGGCAGTTGCTTTTGTCCTGCTACAGTGGCATTCTGGAGTTTCCTGAGATGGAGCTGGTAAATTACTTGACTGCTGCAAGCTTTCTTCAGATGAGCCACATTGTGGAACGATGTACACAGGCTCTCTGGAAGTTTATAAAACCTAAGAAGCCATTGGAGAGCAAGGAGGATTGTGAACAGCAAAGCGATTCTTCTGAGTTGAAAGAACACCAAGAAGATGAGGACTCTCTGCAACAGGATTCACTATGTATTCAAACCTCAGAAGACAGCATGGACATGGAAGATAGTGACATTCAGATTGTCAAGGTGGAGTCTATTGGGGAGGTGTCTGAGGTTAGAAATAAAAAAGATCAAACCCAGTTTATTTCTTCTGAACAAACTGCTTTACATTCATCAGAGCCTCAGCACTTTTTAATCAATTCCACTGTGGAAAACAGAACGAgtgaaacagaacaaaaccatCTCCACAACTATGCCCTTTCTTACACTGGCAGTGACAATTTCATCATGGCCTCTAAAGACATGTTTGGTCCTAACAATAGAGGTATAGACAAAGGTCTCCAATGGCACCACCAGTGTCCCAAGTGTACCAGAGTATTCCGGCACTTGGAAAACTATGCtaatcatttaaaaatgcataaacTGTTCATGTGTCTGCTGTGCGGTAAGACGTTCACTCAGAAAGGCAATCTCCACCGACACATGAGAGTGCATGCAGGGATCAAACCTTTTCAGTGCAAGAtctgtgggaaaaccttctctcAGAAATGTTCTTTACAGGACCATCTAAACCTGCACAGTGGAGACAAGCCTCATAAATGTAACTATTGTGACATGGTCTTTGCACATAAACCTGTTCTGAGGAAACACCTTAAACAGTTACatggaaaaaatagttttgacAATGCCAATGAAAGAAATGTTCAAGATATAACGGTGGACTTTGATTCTTTCAGCTGTAGCACTGCTACAGACAGTAAGGTCTGTCAACAAGCTGATGCAAGCCAGATACTGGATGCAGGGAAATTGGCTCAGGCTGTGCTCAATTTAAGGAGTGATAGCACCTGTGTCAATTAA